One window of Chloroflexus aggregans DSM 9485 genomic DNA carries:
- a CDS encoding extracellular solute-binding protein: MKSALIAMFLAVAMMLAACGGGQTAQPTTAPAEQPTTAPAEQPTTAPAAQQVTIKIWHQWDGAYLTAIEQAFRDYEAAHPNVKIDLSKPEDVSNALNVAIPAGEGPDIIGWANDQIGQQALVGNIVALNDYGITEEFLRSTYEPAAVNGVIWQGKIWALPETQEGIALIYNKAVIGDMQLPTNLDELLEMATKFRAENPDKTLVCNQGFGGNDAYHVAPIYFGYGVPSYVDDQGNVYVNTPEMIKGGEWLAAMSKVSFSEQSYDICKAALAEGKAAMWWTGPWAIAGIEQDGVDYGILPLGKPFVGIKTLMLTRNAVERGNAEVALDIMKYFTSAEVQTKLALTNKTVPAATAALKNPEVAALPTLAGFGAALNAGVPMANTPYASAQWGPVGEASVAIWTGAQTPADALAAAAKAIEEAIMQMK, encoded by the coding sequence ATGAAGAGTGCCCTGATCGCTATGTTTCTCGCCGTAGCCATGATGCTTGCGGCATGTGGCGGTGGTCAAACCGCACAACCGACTACTGCGCCGGCGGAGCAACCGACTACTGCGCCGGCGGAGCAACCGACTACTGCGCCTGCTGCCCAACAGGTGACGATTAAGATTTGGCACCAGTGGGATGGTGCCTACCTGACCGCAATCGAGCAAGCGTTCCGTGATTACGAGGCTGCTCACCCGAATGTCAAGATCGACCTCTCGAAGCCGGAAGATGTGAGCAACGCGCTCAATGTGGCCATCCCGGCCGGTGAAGGTCCCGATATTATCGGTTGGGCCAACGACCAGATCGGCCAGCAGGCGCTGGTGGGTAACATCGTCGCGCTCAACGATTATGGGATCACCGAAGAATTCCTGCGCAGCACCTACGAGCCGGCGGCTGTGAATGGCGTCATCTGGCAGGGCAAGATCTGGGCGTTGCCGGAGACGCAGGAAGGTATTGCCTTGATCTACAACAAGGCCGTCATTGGTGACATGCAGTTGCCGACCAACCTCGATGAGCTGCTGGAAATGGCGACGAAGTTCCGCGCTGAGAACCCTGATAAGACGCTTGTCTGCAATCAGGGATTCGGTGGGAACGATGCTTATCACGTCGCTCCGATCTACTTCGGGTATGGCGTGCCGAGCTACGTGGACGATCAGGGCAATGTCTACGTCAATACGCCGGAGATGATCAAGGGCGGTGAGTGGCTGGCCGCGATGAGCAAAGTCTCGTTCAGCGAGCAGAGCTACGATATCTGCAAGGCAGCATTGGCCGAGGGTAAGGCTGCCATGTGGTGGACCGGCCCGTGGGCGATTGCCGGTATCGAGCAGGATGGCGTTGATTACGGTATTCTGCCGTTGGGCAAGCCCTTCGTCGGTATCAAGACCTTGATGCTGACCCGCAACGCGGTTGAGCGTGGCAATGCCGAGGTCGCGTTGGACATTATGAAGTACTTCACCAGTGCGGAGGTGCAGACCAAACTGGCGCTGACCAACAAGACGGTGCCGGCGGCGACGGCTGCACTCAAGAATCCAGAGGTGGCTGCCCTTCCGACCCTGGCCGGGTTTGGTGCTGCCCTGAATGCGGGTGTACCGATGGCGAATACACCTTACGCTTCGGCCCAGTGGGGTCCGGTGGGTGAGGCCAGCGTTGCGATTTGGACCGGTGCGCAGACGCCTGCTGATGCGCTAGCTGCCGCTGCTAAAGCGATTGAAGAAGCCATCATGCAGATGAAGTAG